From Pseudomonas alcaligenes, a single genomic window includes:
- a CDS encoding LysE family translocator yields MTLVTALLAYLLAASLLTITPGVDTALILRTATLESPKRAAMAALGINAGCLVWGAAVALGLGSLLAASELAFNVLKWLGAAYLLWLGLQMLLKPRREFSLASSDATEHHGQLGWFIKGLLGNLLNPKVGVFYVSFLPQFVPAGYAVGSFSFLLACLHVLLGLFWAAALILATRPLANFLRRGGLVQWLDRATGSVLLAFAAGLALAKR; encoded by the coding sequence ATGACCCTAGTGACTGCCCTGCTCGCCTACCTGCTGGCCGCCAGCCTGCTGACCATCACCCCCGGCGTCGACACCGCGCTGATCCTGCGCACCGCCACCCTGGAAAGCCCCAAGCGCGCGGCCATGGCGGCGCTGGGCATCAACGCCGGCTGCCTGGTCTGGGGCGCGGCCGTGGCGCTGGGCCTGGGCAGCCTGCTAGCCGCCTCGGAGCTGGCCTTCAATGTGCTCAAGTGGCTCGGCGCTGCCTACCTGCTGTGGCTGGGCCTGCAGATGCTGCTCAAGCCGCGTCGCGAATTCAGCCTGGCCAGCAGCGACGCCACAGAACACCACGGACAGCTCGGCTGGTTCATCAAGGGACTGCTGGGCAACCTGCTCAACCCCAAGGTTGGGGTGTTCTACGTGTCCTTCCTGCCGCAGTTCGTGCCGGCCGGCTACGCGGTGGGCAGCTTCAGCTTCCTGCTGGCCTGCCTGCATGTGCTGCTCGGCCTGTTCTGGGCTGCCGCGCTGATTCTCGCCACCCGCCCGCTGGCCAACTTCCTGCGCCGTGGCGGGCTGGTGCAGTGGCTGGATCGCGCCACCGGCTCGGTGCTGCTGGCCTTCGCCGCCGGCCTGGCGCTGGCCAAACGCTGA
- the mapR gene encoding GntR family transcriptional regulator MpaR (MapR regulates genes involved in Pseudomonas quinolone signal (PQS) production and anthranilate metabolism) produces MKRYEQFAEQIAGLIRSGMLAPGEKVPSVRHASRTYGVSPSTVFQAYYLLEDRGLIQARARSGYFVRELARHPLAEPETGAAPPPTSEVDVSELVFSVLGSLKDPHTVPFGSAFPSPQLFPLPRLARSMAHALRDMPAHAVIADMTAGNPDLRRQIALRYMVAGVRLPLEELVITNGAMEALNLCLQTVTQPGDLVAIEAPAFYASLQVLERLKLKAVEIPVHPREGIDLGVLGERLASLPIKACWFMSNLQNPIGASLSEAKKAELYQLLQRHQVPLIEDDVYAELHYGAQPPKPVKSLDQEGLVMHCGSFSKSLAPGYRVGWVAGGRYTEQIGRLKLMTTISPSVPAQAAIADYLQHGGYDRHLRKLRIALETQQAAMLASAARHFPADTRVTRPSGGYFLWFEFPEQVDSLQLFQLALAQGISLAPGPIFSATRRFRHCARLNHGHPWDSTSERAMEILGRILASF; encoded by the coding sequence ATGAAACGCTACGAACAATTCGCCGAACAGATCGCCGGGCTGATCCGCAGCGGCATGCTCGCTCCCGGTGAGAAGGTGCCGTCGGTGCGGCATGCCAGCCGCACCTACGGGGTCAGCCCATCGACCGTGTTCCAGGCCTACTACCTGCTGGAGGATCGCGGGCTAATCCAGGCCCGCGCGCGTTCCGGCTACTTCGTCCGCGAGCTGGCGCGGCATCCGCTGGCCGAGCCGGAAACCGGCGCCGCGCCGCCGCCGACCAGCGAAGTGGACGTCAGCGAGCTGGTGTTCTCGGTGCTCGGCTCGCTGAAAGACCCGCACACCGTGCCCTTCGGCTCGGCCTTCCCCAGCCCACAGCTGTTCCCCCTGCCGCGCCTGGCCCGCTCCATGGCCCACGCCCTGCGCGACATGCCGGCCCACGCAGTGATCGCCGACATGACCGCCGGCAACCCCGACCTGCGCCGGCAGATCGCCCTGCGCTACATGGTCGCCGGCGTGCGCCTGCCGCTGGAGGAACTGGTGATCACCAACGGCGCCATGGAAGCGCTCAACCTGTGCCTGCAGACAGTGACCCAGCCGGGCGACCTGGTGGCCATCGAGGCACCGGCCTTCTATGCCAGCCTGCAGGTGCTGGAGCGCCTCAAGCTCAAGGCGGTGGAGATTCCCGTGCACCCGCGCGAAGGCATCGACCTCGGCGTGCTGGGCGAACGCCTGGCCAGCCTGCCGATCAAGGCCTGCTGGTTCATGAGCAACCTGCAGAACCCCATCGGCGCCAGCCTCAGCGAAGCCAAGAAGGCCGAGCTGTACCAGCTGCTGCAACGCCACCAGGTGCCGCTGATCGAGGACGACGTGTACGCCGAGCTGCACTACGGCGCGCAGCCGCCCAAGCCGGTCAAGAGCCTCGACCAGGAAGGCCTGGTGATGCACTGCGGCTCGTTCTCCAAGAGCCTGGCGCCGGGCTACCGGGTCGGCTGGGTGGCCGGCGGGCGCTACACGGAGCAGATCGGCCGGCTCAAGCTGATGACCACCATCTCGCCCTCGGTGCCGGCCCAGGCGGCCATTGCCGATTACCTGCAGCACGGCGGCTACGACCGCCACCTGCGCAAGCTGCGCATCGCCCTGGAAACCCAGCAGGCGGCCATGCTGGCCTCGGCCGCGCGGCACTTCCCGGCCGACACCCGGGTCACCCGCCCCAGCGGCGGCTACTTCCTGTGGTTCGAGTTTCCCGAGCAGGTCGACTCGCTGCAGCTGTTCCAGCTGGCCCTGGCCCAGGGCATCAGCCTGGCACCGGGGCCAATCTTCTCCGCCACCCGACGCTTTCGCCACTGCGCCCGGCTGAACCACGGTCACCCCTGGGATAGCACCAGCGAACGGGCCATGGAGATTCTCGGGCGCATCCTCGCCAGCTTCTGA
- a CDS encoding BolA family transcriptional regulator has protein sequence MTMREQILAALAALQPDHLDVLDESHMHSRGQQTHYKAAIVSAAFAGLNAVKRHQKVYATLGELMGQFHALALHTYTPEEWAEQGVAPASPTCKGGSKHDH, from the coding sequence ATGACCATGCGTGAGCAGATCCTCGCGGCCCTTGCGGCCCTGCAACCCGACCACCTCGATGTGCTGGACGAGAGCCACATGCACAGCCGTGGTCAGCAGACCCATTACAAGGCGGCGATCGTCAGTGCCGCTTTCGCCGGCCTCAACGCGGTCAAACGCCACCAGAAGGTGTACGCCACTCTGGGCGAGCTGATGGGCCAGTTCCATGCCCTGGCCCTGCATACCTACACGCCCGAGGAGTGGGCGGAGCAGGGCGTGGCTCCGGCTTCGCCGACCTGCAAGGGCGGCAGCAAGCACGACCACTGA
- a CDS encoding DUF2804 domain-containing protein, which produces MNSFTNAPLSAAAQPLCDAHGRLDPLAIGWSPRPLVNCAIPGNHGRRKRWNHWCITTPQWMLSLTFADLDYLAYGAAYFLDLETGKSASHTQLRPFGLGCQLADTPMQSHAFDHSRLHLRADDRGNAIRITVAAPDIGGQPLQVALDVQRPAHLDSVNLICAMGKRTFHATSRQLGLPVSGSLQLGGRQYSCLPGQSFASLDFARGVWPLQSHWKRAAFAAPGGIAANFGSGWCDYSGLSENALWFGGELQHLEEPVQIEQNPQGPLAPWRLHSASGQVELTFTPQQLHQAYPKIGPFFADTRQWFGRYDGILRTQRGENVPVAGAQGWLGATQARW; this is translated from the coding sequence ATGAACAGCTTCACCAACGCCCCTCTCAGCGCGGCTGCGCAGCCCCTGTGCGATGCCCACGGCCGGCTCGATCCGCTGGCCATCGGCTGGTCGCCCCGGCCGCTGGTGAACTGTGCGATCCCCGGCAACCATGGCCGGCGCAAACGCTGGAACCACTGGTGCATCACCACCCCGCAGTGGATGCTGTCGCTGACCTTCGCCGACCTCGACTACCTGGCCTACGGCGCCGCCTACTTCCTCGACTTGGAAACCGGCAAGTCCGCCTCGCACACCCAGCTGCGTCCGTTCGGCCTGGGCTGCCAGCTGGCCGATACGCCCATGCAGAGCCACGCCTTCGACCACAGCCGCCTGCACCTGCGCGCAGACGACCGTGGCAACGCCATTCGCATCACCGTCGCCGCCCCGGATATCGGCGGCCAGCCGCTGCAGGTGGCGCTGGATGTCCAGCGCCCGGCGCACCTCGACTCGGTCAACCTGATCTGCGCCATGGGCAAGCGCACCTTCCACGCCACCTCGCGCCAACTCGGCCTGCCGGTCAGCGGCAGCCTGCAACTGGGCGGCCGCCAGTACAGCTGCCTGCCCGGGCAGAGCTTCGCCTCGCTGGATTTCGCCCGCGGCGTCTGGCCGCTGCAGAGCCACTGGAAGCGCGCCGCTTTCGCCGCTCCCGGCGGTATCGCCGCCAACTTCGGCTCCGGCTGGTGCGACTACAGCGGCCTGTCGGAGAACGCCCTGTGGTTCGGTGGCGAGCTGCAGCACCTGGAAGAACCGGTGCAGATCGAACAGAACCCCCAGGGCCCGCTCGCACCCTGGCGCCTGCACAGCGCCAGCGGCCAGGTCGAGCTGACCTTCACCCCGCAGCAGTTGCACCAGGCCTATCCGAAGATCGGCCCGTTCTTCGCCGACACCCGCCAGTGGTTCGGTCGCTATGACGGCATCCTGCGAACCCAGCGCGGTGAGAACGTGCCGGTTGCAGGTGCCCAGGGCTGGCTCGGCGCCACCCAGGCACGCTGGTAA
- the ccoG gene encoding cytochrome c oxidase accessory protein CcoG codes for MSERIPAQVIETIDPRQPLRLTPAQAQAGGPIHTRSFRGRFRNLRLYGAGLLWLIFFGTAWLNWGGRQAVLWNLSEHRYYIFGATFWPQDFILLSALLIICAFGLFTITVFAGRVWCGYSCPQSVWTWAFMWVEKLTEGERNQRIKLDAAPWSASKLLRRSAKHGLWLALSLLTALTFVGYFTPIRPLALELLTWQLDGGTLFWILFFTAATYLNAGWLREKVCVYMCPYARFQGVMFDKDTLIVSYDAARGESRGPRKKDSNPRAQGLGDCIDCQMCVQVCPTGIDIRDGLQVDCIGCAACVDACDSIMDKMGYARGLVGYSSERALQGGRTRLLRPRLLGYAGALLLMIGAFVWALDSRSLVSLDVAKDRGMYRENPAGQIENVYRLKVINKTQQPQRYRLELLDDPRFTLHGQHQLQLAPGEIVDVPVSVTLLREPLGQSPVPLRFEIINLADDGERQQAGSTFIAPSGR; via the coding sequence ATGAGCGAGCGCATCCCCGCGCAGGTCATCGAGACCATCGACCCCCGCCAACCGCTGCGCCTGACCCCGGCCCAGGCCCAGGCCGGCGGTCCGATCCATACCCGCAGCTTTCGCGGGCGCTTCCGCAACCTGCGCCTGTACGGCGCCGGCCTGCTGTGGCTGATCTTCTTCGGCACCGCCTGGCTGAACTGGGGCGGGCGCCAGGCGGTGCTGTGGAACCTCAGCGAGCACCGCTACTACATCTTCGGCGCCACCTTCTGGCCGCAGGATTTCATCCTGCTCTCGGCGCTGCTGATCATCTGCGCCTTCGGCCTGTTCACCATCACCGTGTTCGCCGGCCGCGTCTGGTGCGGCTACAGCTGCCCGCAAAGCGTGTGGACCTGGGCCTTCATGTGGGTCGAGAAACTCACCGAGGGCGAGCGCAACCAGCGCATCAAACTGGACGCGGCGCCCTGGAGTGCCAGCAAACTGCTGCGTCGCAGCGCCAAGCACGGCCTGTGGCTGGCGCTGAGCCTGCTCACCGCGCTGACCTTCGTCGGCTATTTCACGCCGATCCGCCCGCTTGCGCTGGAGCTGCTTACCTGGCAACTCGACGGCGGCACGCTGTTCTGGATCCTGTTCTTCACGGCTGCCACCTACCTCAACGCCGGCTGGCTGCGCGAGAAGGTCTGCGTGTACATGTGCCCCTACGCGCGCTTCCAGGGGGTGATGTTCGACAAGGACACCCTGATCGTCTCCTACGATGCCGCCCGTGGTGAAAGCCGCGGCCCGCGCAAGAAGGACAGCAACCCGCGCGCCCAGGGCCTGGGCGACTGCATCGACTGCCAGATGTGCGTGCAGGTCTGCCCTACCGGCATCGACATCCGCGACGGCCTGCAGGTGGACTGCATCGGCTGCGCCGCCTGCGTCGACGCCTGCGACAGCATCATGGACAAGATGGGCTACGCCCGCGGCCTGGTCGGCTACAGCTCCGAGCGTGCCCTGCAGGGCGGCCGCACGCGCCTGCTGCGGCCGCGCCTGCTCGGCTACGCCGGCGCCCTGCTGCTGATGATCGGGGCCTTCGTCTGGGCCCTCGACAGCCGCTCGCTGGTATCCCTGGACGTGGCCAAGGATCGCGGCATGTACCGCGAGAACCCGGCCGGGCAGATCGAGAACGTCTACCGCCTCAAGGTGATCAACAAGACCCAGCAGCCCCAGCGCTATCGCCTGGAACTGCTCGACGACCCGCGCTTCACCCTGCATGGCCAGCACCAGCTGCAGCTGGCGCCCGGGGAAATCGTCGATGTGCCGGTCAGCGTCACCCTGCTGCGCGAGCCACTGGGGCAGAGCCCCGTGCCGCTGCGTTTCGAGATCATCAACCTGGCCGACGACGGCGAACGCCAGCAGGCCGGCAGCACCTTCATCGCACCGAGCGGGCGCTAA
- a CDS encoding rhodanese-related sulfurtransferase, whose product MTAKIVVAALYKFVSLPDYEALREPLLQTLLANDIKGTLLLAEEGINGTVSGSRAGIDGLLAWFGQDARLADIDHKESFCAEQPFYRTKVKLKKEIVTLGVPGVDPNQRVGTYVEPQDWNALISDPEVLLIDTRNDYEVAIGTFEGAIDPQTKSFREFPDYIKAHFDPSKHKKVAMFCTGGIRCEKASSYMLGEGFEEVFHLKGGILKYLEEVPEAETKWRGDCFVFDNRVTVRHDLSEGDYDQCHACRNPISAADRQSEHYAPGISCPHCWDTLPEKTRISARERQKQIEIAQARNLPHPIGYNYKALDQ is encoded by the coding sequence ATGACTGCAAAGATCGTCGTGGCGGCGCTGTACAAGTTCGTCTCCCTGCCGGACTACGAAGCGCTGCGCGAACCCCTGCTGCAAACCCTGCTTGCTAACGACATCAAAGGCACCCTGCTGCTGGCCGAAGAAGGCATCAACGGCACCGTGTCCGGCAGCCGCGCCGGCATCGACGGCCTGCTCGCCTGGTTCGGCCAGGATGCGCGCCTGGCCGATATCGACCACAAGGAATCCTTCTGCGCCGAGCAGCCGTTCTATCGCACCAAGGTCAAACTGAAGAAAGAGATCGTCACCCTCGGCGTGCCGGGCGTGGATCCCAACCAGCGCGTCGGCACCTATGTCGAGCCGCAGGACTGGAACGCCCTGATCAGCGACCCCGAGGTGCTGCTGATCGACACCCGCAACGACTACGAAGTGGCCATCGGCACCTTCGAGGGCGCCATCGACCCGCAGACCAAGTCGTTCCGTGAGTTCCCCGACTACATCAAGGCCCACTTCGACCCGAGCAAGCACAAGAAAGTGGCCATGTTCTGCACCGGCGGCATCCGCTGCGAGAAGGCCTCCAGCTACATGCTTGGCGAAGGCTTCGAAGAGGTATTCCACCTCAAGGGTGGCATCCTCAAGTACCTGGAAGAAGTGCCGGAGGCCGAGACCAAATGGCGCGGCGACTGCTTCGTGTTCGACAACCGGGTCACCGTGCGCCACGATCTGTCCGAGGGTGACTACGATCAGTGTCACGCCTGCCGCAACCCGATTTCCGCCGCCGATCGCCAGTCCGAGCACTACGCTCCCGGCATCAGCTGTCCGCACTGCTGGGACACGCTGCCGGAGAAGACCCGGATCAGTGCCCGCGAGCGGCAGAAGCAGATCGAGATCGCCCAGGCGCGCAACCTGCCGCACCCCATTGGTTACAACTACAAGGCCCTCGACCAGTAA
- a CDS encoding DUF2059 domain-containing protein, with product MPRLPLLCSALMLLASASVFADEASHAAQARKLLEVTHANKLTVPVYAQVQQMFAQRFAQAQAPVTKKAVLESYQAKANAELDKAIGWQKLEPQMVQLYTSAFSEAELEEMLAFYQTPVGRKVLEKMPTLVGQSVQLTQQSLQAAVPKVNQLVDDMNAELAAKKQ from the coding sequence ATGCCGCGCCTGCCCCTGCTGTGTTCCGCCCTGATGCTGCTCGCCAGCGCCTCCGTGTTTGCCGACGAGGCCAGCCACGCTGCCCAGGCGCGCAAGCTGCTCGAAGTCACCCATGCCAACAAGCTGACCGTGCCGGTCTATGCTCAGGTGCAGCAGATGTTCGCCCAGCGCTTCGCCCAGGCCCAGGCGCCGGTCACCAAGAAGGCCGTGCTGGAGAGCTACCAGGCCAAGGCCAATGCCGAGCTGGACAAGGCCATCGGCTGGCAGAAGCTGGAGCCGCAGATGGTGCAGCTGTACACCAGCGCCTTCAGCGAGGCGGAGCTGGAAGAAATGCTGGCCTTCTACCAGACCCCGGTCGGGCGCAAGGTGCTGGAAAAGATGCCGACCCTGGTCGGTCAGTCGGTGCAGCTGACCCAGCAGAGTCTGCAGGCGGCCGTACCCAAGGTGAACCAGCTGGTCGACGACATGAACGCCGAACTGGCAGCCAAGAAGCAGTGA
- a CDS encoding ABC transporter ATP-binding protein: MADRLSWAEIRQLALSHRRSLLLANLIAVLATLCSVPIPLLLPLLVDEVLLKQGDAALKVMDRFLPSAWESAAGYIGLMLGLTLLLRLGALVSNVLQARLFARLSKDVIYRLRIRLIERLKRIALSEYESLGGGTVSAHLVTDLDTLDKFVGETLSKVLVALLSLAGTAAILIWMHWQLALLILLFNPLVIFATVQLGKRVKHLKKLENDSTARFTQALTETLEAIQEVRAGNRQGYFLGRLGLRAREVRDYAVASQWKSDAAGRASGLLFQFGIDLFRAAAMLTVLFSDLSIGQMLAVFSYLWFMIGPVEQLLGLQYAYYAAGGALARINELLARADEPQHEGRSDPFKGRQTVGIEVRGLRFAYREEPVLDDLDLSIAPGEKVALVGASGGGKSTLVQLLLGLYTAQAGSIRFGGASLEEIGLERVREHVAVVLQHPALFNDTVRANLTMGRERSDEACWQALEIAQLAATIRALPQGLDSVVGRSGVRLSGGQRQRLAVARMVLAEPKVVILDEATSALDAATEYALHQALAQFLEGRTTLIVAHRLSAVKQADRVLVFDGGRIAEDGDHQRLIADGGLYARLYGHLQH, translated from the coding sequence GTGGCTGATCGGCTGAGCTGGGCGGAGATCCGCCAACTCGCACTGAGCCATCGCCGTTCGCTGCTGCTGGCCAACCTGATCGCCGTGCTCGCCACCCTGTGCAGCGTGCCGATTCCTCTGTTGCTACCGCTGCTGGTGGACGAAGTTCTGCTCAAGCAGGGCGATGCCGCACTCAAGGTGATGGATCGTTTCCTGCCTTCCGCCTGGGAGAGCGCGGCCGGCTATATCGGCCTGATGCTGGGGCTGACCCTGCTGCTGCGCCTCGGCGCGCTGGTCAGCAACGTGCTGCAGGCGCGCCTGTTCGCCCGCCTGTCCAAGGACGTCATCTACCGCCTGCGCATCCGCCTGATCGAACGCCTCAAACGCATCGCCCTCAGCGAATACGAGAGCCTCGGCGGTGGCACGGTCAGTGCGCACCTGGTCACCGATCTGGACACCCTCGACAAGTTCGTCGGCGAAACCCTGAGCAAGGTGCTGGTGGCCCTGCTGAGTCTGGCCGGCACCGCTGCCATCCTGATCTGGATGCACTGGCAGCTGGCCCTGCTGATTCTGCTGTTCAACCCGCTGGTGATCTTTGCCACCGTGCAGCTGGGCAAGCGGGTCAAGCACCTGAAGAAGCTGGAGAACGACAGCACGGCGCGCTTTACCCAGGCGCTCACCGAGACCCTGGAGGCAATCCAGGAGGTGCGCGCCGGCAATCGCCAGGGCTACTTCCTCGGCCGCCTCGGCCTGCGTGCCCGCGAGGTGCGCGACTATGCGGTGGCCTCGCAGTGGAAGAGCGATGCGGCCGGGCGTGCCAGCGGCCTGCTGTTCCAGTTCGGCATCGACCTGTTCCGCGCCGCGGCCATGCTCACCGTGCTGTTCTCCGACCTGTCCATCGGCCAGATGCTGGCGGTGTTCAGTTACCTGTGGTTCATGATCGGCCCGGTGGAACAGTTGCTCGGCCTGCAATACGCCTACTACGCCGCCGGCGGCGCCCTGGCGCGGATCAACGAGCTGCTGGCGCGCGCCGACGAGCCGCAGCACGAGGGCCGCAGCGACCCGTTCAAGGGCCGCCAGACGGTCGGCATCGAGGTGCGCGGGCTGCGCTTCGCCTACCGCGAGGAGCCGGTGCTGGACGATCTCGACCTGTCCATCGCCCCCGGCGAGAAGGTCGCCCTGGTCGGCGCCAGTGGCGGCGGCAAGAGCACCCTGGTGCAGCTGCTGCTCGGCCTTTACACGGCTCAGGCCGGGAGCATTCGCTTCGGTGGCGCGAGCCTGGAGGAAATCGGCCTGGAGCGGGTACGCGAGCATGTGGCGGTGGTGCTGCAGCATCCGGCGCTGTTCAACGACACGGTGCGCGCCAACCTCACCATGGGCCGCGAGCGTAGCGACGAGGCCTGCTGGCAGGCGCTGGAAATCGCCCAGCTGGCGGCCACCATTCGTGCCTTGCCGCAAGGCCTGGATAGCGTGGTCGGGCGCTCCGGCGTGCGTCTTTCCGGTGGCCAGCGTCAGCGCCTGGCGGTGGCGCGCATGGTGCTGGCCGAGCCCAAGGTGGTGATTCTCGACGAGGCTACCTCGGCCCTGGATGCCGCCACCGAGTACGCCCTGCACCAGGCCCTGGCGCAGTTCCTCGAGGGGCGCACCACGCTGATCGTCGCTCACCGCCTCTCGGCGGTGAAGCAGGCCGACCGGGTACTGGTGTTCGATGGCGGGCGCATCGCCGAGGATGGCGATCACCAGCGCCTGATTGCCGACGGTGGCCTCTACGCCAGGCTCTACGGGCATCTGCAGCACTGA
- a CDS encoding DsbA family protein, whose protein sequence is MDPMCSWCWGFAPVVEALGAQAQAAGVALHLVVGGLRRERAALDPVSKVRILAHWQAVNARTGQLFNFHDALPDGLVYNTEPACRALVTARSLDEQSVWPLAQLIQEAFYTEGRDVTRAHLLVELAEQVGIPRIEFAEMFDSEQMHAATAADFAWVQDLGIAGFPTLLAERDGQLALLTNGYQALDELAPLLERWLQRGVRG, encoded by the coding sequence ATGGATCCCATGTGTTCCTGGTGCTGGGGCTTCGCGCCGGTGGTCGAAGCGCTGGGCGCCCAGGCGCAGGCGGCGGGAGTGGCCCTGCATCTGGTGGTCGGCGGTCTGCGCCGCGAGCGCGCGGCGCTCGACCCAGTGAGCAAGGTGCGCATCCTTGCCCACTGGCAGGCGGTCAACGCGCGCACCGGGCAACTGTTCAACTTCCACGACGCGCTACCCGACGGCCTGGTGTACAACACCGAGCCGGCCTGCCGCGCCCTGGTCACCGCGCGCAGCCTGGACGAGCAGAGCGTCTGGCCGCTGGCGCAGCTGATCCAGGAGGCCTTCTACACCGAGGGCCGGGATGTCACCCGCGCCCACTTGCTGGTGGAACTGGCCGAGCAGGTGGGGATTCCGCGCATCGAGTTTGCCGAGATGTTCGACAGCGAGCAGATGCACGCCGCCACCGCTGCCGACTTCGCCTGGGTGCAGGATCTCGGTATCGCCGGTTTCCCCACCCTGCTGGCCGAGCGCGATGGCCAGCTGGCGCTGCTGACCAACGGCTACCAGGCCCTCGACGAACTGGCACCGCTGCTCGAGCGCTGGCTGCAACGGGGTGTCCGTGGCTGA
- a CDS encoding nitrite/sulfite reductase, translated as MYQYDEYDQALVLERVAQFRDQVERRLSGELSEEEFLPLRLQNGLYLQKHAYMLRVAIPYGTLSAAQLRVLARIAREYDRGYGHLTTRQNIQFNWIELEQVPDILEQLAAVEMHAIQTSGNCVRNVTTEAFAGVAADELLDPRPLAEILRQWSTVNPEFLFLPRKFKIALCAAGEDRAAVQVHDIGLQLYRDVSGELLLRVLVGGGLGRTPIIGVAIRDGLPWRHTLSYVEAILRVYNRHGRRDNKYKARIKILVKALGIEAFAREVEEEWQAIKDGPAELTEAEYQRVAKHFQAPAYAALADGGMQPDEPLHDPQFARWRARNLHPHKVPGYASVVLSTKPGAALPPGDITAAQMEAVADWAEAFGFGEIRVAHEQNLVLPDVRQADLYRLWQLATAAGLTTPNIGLLGDIIACPGGDYCALANAKSIPIAQAIQQRFEDLDYLHDIGELSLNISGCMNACGHHHIGNIGILGVDKNGSEWYQITLGGAQGHHAALGKVIGPAFGAAEVPAVIERIIATYLELRGAGEPFVDACARLGLEPFKQRVYRQQEELA; from the coding sequence ATGTACCAGTACGACGAATATGACCAGGCGCTGGTGCTCGAGCGGGTCGCCCAGTTCCGCGACCAGGTCGAGCGCCGCCTCAGCGGCGAGCTGAGCGAGGAAGAGTTCCTGCCGCTGCGCCTGCAGAACGGCCTGTACCTGCAGAAGCACGCCTACATGCTGCGGGTGGCGATTCCCTACGGCACCCTGTCGGCAGCCCAGCTGCGGGTGCTGGCGCGTATCGCCCGCGAGTACGACCGCGGCTATGGCCACCTGACTACGCGGCAGAACATCCAATTCAACTGGATCGAGCTGGAACAGGTGCCGGACATCCTCGAACAGCTGGCGGCGGTGGAGATGCATGCCATCCAGACCTCCGGCAACTGCGTGCGCAACGTCACCACCGAGGCTTTTGCCGGCGTCGCCGCTGATGAGCTGCTCGACCCGCGGCCGCTGGCGGAAATCCTCCGCCAGTGGTCGACGGTCAACCCGGAATTCCTGTTCCTGCCGCGCAAGTTCAAGATCGCCCTGTGCGCCGCCGGCGAGGATCGCGCGGCGGTGCAGGTGCACGACATCGGCCTGCAGCTGTATCGCGATGTCTCTGGTGAACTGCTGCTGCGGGTGCTGGTTGGCGGCGGTCTGGGGCGTACGCCGATCATCGGCGTGGCGATTCGCGACGGCCTGCCGTGGCGCCATACGCTCAGTTACGTCGAGGCCATCCTGCGGGTGTACAACCGCCACGGCCGGCGCGACAACAAGTACAAGGCGCGGATCAAGATCCTGGTCAAGGCGTTGGGCATCGAGGCCTTCGCCCGCGAGGTGGAGGAGGAGTGGCAGGCGATCAAGGATGGCCCGGCCGAGCTGACCGAGGCGGAATACCAGCGGGTGGCCAAACACTTCCAGGCTCCGGCCTATGCCGCACTGGCCGATGGCGGTATGCAACCGGACGAGCCGCTGCACGACCCGCAGTTCGCCCGCTGGCGGGCGCGCAACCTGCACCCGCACAAGGTGCCGGGTTATGCCAGCGTGGTGCTGTCGACCAAGCCGGGGGCGGCGCTGCCGCCGGGCGATATCACCGCCGCGCAGATGGAGGCGGTGGCCGACTGGGCCGAGGCCTTCGGCTTTGGCGAGATTCGCGTCGCCCACGAGCAGAACCTGGTGCTGCCGGACGTGCGCCAGGCCGATCTGTATCGCCTCTGGCAGCTGGCGACGGCCGCCGGCCTGACCACGCCGAATATCGGCCTGCTCGGCGACATCATCGCCTGCCCGGGCGGCGACTACTGCGCGCTGGCCAACGCCAAGTCGATCCCCATCGCTCAGGCCATCCAGCAGCGTTTCGAGGATCTCGACTACCTGCACGACATCGGTGAGCTGAGCCTGAACATCTCCGGCTGCATGAATGCCTGCGGCCATCACCATATCGGCAACATCGGCATCCTCGGCGTGGATAAGAACGGCAGCGAGTGGTACCAGATCACCCTCGGTGGCGCCCAGGGCCATCACGCCGCGCTGGGCAAGGTGATCGGCCCGGCGTTCGGCGCCGCCGAGGTGCCGGCAGTGATCGAGCGGATCATCGCCACCTACCTGGAGCTGCGGGGTGCCGGCGAGCCCTTCGTCGATGCCTGCGCGCGCCTGGGTCTGGAGCCGTTCAAACAGCGGGTCTATCGCCAGCAGGAGGAACTGGCATGA